A genome region from Alistipes dispar includes the following:
- a CDS encoding ATP-binding protein — MKESKFVKAKIAAGYVILIAACILSVGYVYREAVRLSAPDGSYALLRNKRSAVNQVLYHLYQAESYGQLMIAGYQSFEGRYRRELRTVRARIDSLRSIAGSGDSLQTMRLDSIVRLLADKERRTMSLRRSIRAGATSSLLEKNIRALIEGSRDSLARPDTLSLPAGGLLSPDSLPRTDTLRPLLPDTLAPVLPPPSDTLPPPSLVRSDTVAVPRPKRRFFRRLADLFSPPRNDSNVVISRREIVVDTLRRPGETLPPEAIRDTITLVLRALQDSVTSERLGIYDEAWREGLRLRYSNDLVNAKIYRLILDFEEEETAFLMRRIDTNEAIRQRSSQILGIVAAGAVVLMLLFVAVLWRDINRSVRYRRALERANRDNEALLAAREQLMLAITHDIKAPLGSVMGYIDLLSRLTSDKRQELYLQNMKSSSEHLLALVNSLLDFYRLDANKMEVDAVAFNPAQLFETIRAGFAAAAAAKGLELRLELAPSTDREVAGDAFRIRQIADNLLSNALKFTDEGFVTLRARLSDGQLVFSVRDTGRGIGPEERERIFAEFVRLRSAQGVDGFGLGLSIVDRLVKLLGGAISLDSAPGQGSKFIVTVPVGDAAEGAAGRTAAPEPGAAEPLPPLRALLVDDDPLQLEMVAAMCRRAGVSAECCQYPEYAARLVEGGRFDLVVTDIQMPSYDGFGVLEAVRGVAPGIPVVAVSARGEMRPEDFAARGFAACLRKPFTYGELVGAIRAACCGGTSPQVPDAGTKASAPEPDGGELRFDALTAYAGDDAEAAQSILASFAEQTAANCTALCEALDADDAAGVKALAHKMLPIFTMLGAGTVADTLRRAETHEGALTDTLHRELAAVAERIRGIAAEAGKRAFPGKAASGGPESE, encoded by the coding sequence GTGAAAGAGTCGAAGTTCGTCAAAGCGAAGATCGCCGCGGGATACGTCATCCTCATCGCGGCCTGCATCCTCTCGGTGGGATACGTCTATCGGGAGGCGGTGCGCCTCTCCGCGCCCGACGGCAGCTACGCGCTGCTGCGCAACAAGCGCAGCGCGGTCAATCAGGTGCTCTACCACCTCTACCAGGCCGAGAGCTACGGCCAGTTGATGATCGCCGGATACCAGTCCTTCGAGGGGCGCTACCGGCGCGAGCTGCGGACCGTGCGGGCCCGCATCGACTCGCTGCGCAGCATCGCCGGAAGCGGGGATTCGTTGCAGACGATGCGTCTGGACAGCATCGTGCGGCTGCTCGCGGACAAGGAGCGGCGGACGATGAGCCTGCGGCGGTCGATCCGCGCCGGAGCCACGTCGAGCCTGCTGGAGAAGAACATCCGCGCGCTCATCGAAGGGTCGCGCGACAGCCTCGCGCGCCCCGACACGCTTTCCCTCCCGGCCGGCGGCCTTCTTTCCCCGGACTCGCTCCCCCGGACCGACACGCTGCGCCCCCTGCTGCCCGACACCCTCGCGCCCGTACTGCCGCCCCCTTCCGACACGCTGCCGCCGCCCAGCCTCGTGCGTTCCGACACAGTGGCCGTGCCGCGCCCCAAACGGCGGTTCTTCCGCCGGCTGGCCGACCTGTTCAGCCCGCCCCGGAACGACTCGAACGTGGTGATCTCGCGGCGCGAAATCGTCGTCGATACGCTCCGGCGGCCCGGGGAGACGCTGCCGCCCGAGGCGATCCGGGACACGATCACGCTGGTCCTGCGCGCCCTGCAGGACAGCGTGACCAGCGAACGGCTGGGCATCTACGACGAGGCGTGGCGCGAGGGGCTGCGCCTGCGGTACAGCAACGACCTGGTGAACGCCAAGATCTACCGCCTGATCCTCGATTTCGAGGAGGAGGAGACGGCCTTCCTCATGCGGCGCATCGACACGAACGAGGCGATCCGGCAGCGCTCCTCGCAGATACTGGGCATCGTCGCCGCGGGAGCCGTGGTGCTGATGCTGCTGTTCGTGGCCGTGCTGTGGCGCGACATCAACCGCAGCGTCCGCTACCGCCGGGCGCTGGAGCGGGCCAACCGCGACAATGAGGCGCTGCTGGCGGCCCGCGAGCAGCTGATGCTGGCCATCACGCACGACATCAAGGCCCCGCTGGGGTCGGTCATGGGATATATCGACCTGCTGTCGCGCCTCACCTCCGACAAGCGGCAGGAGCTCTACCTACAGAACATGAAATCCTCGTCGGAGCACCTGCTCGCGCTGGTGAACAGCCTGCTGGACTTCTACCGCCTCGACGCCAACAAAATGGAGGTCGATGCCGTGGCCTTCAACCCGGCGCAGCTCTTCGAGACGATCCGTGCGGGATTCGCCGCGGCAGCGGCCGCCAAAGGACTGGAACTGCGGCTGGAGCTCGCCCCGAGCACGGACCGCGAAGTGGCGGGCGATGCCTTCCGGATCCGGCAGATCGCCGACAACCTGCTTTCCAACGCCTTGAAATTCACCGACGAAGGGTTCGTGACGCTGCGGGCCCGCCTCTCCGACGGGCAACTGGTCTTCTCGGTCCGCGACACGGGCCGGGGAATCGGCCCCGAGGAACGGGAGCGGATTTTCGCCGAGTTCGTGCGGCTCCGCTCGGCGCAGGGCGTGGACGGCTTCGGACTGGGGCTGTCGATCGTGGACCGTCTCGTGAAGCTGCTCGGCGGAGCGATCTCGCTCGACAGCGCGCCCGGCCAGGGAAGCAAGTTCATCGTCACGGTTCCCGTGGGCGACGCGGCCGAAGGCGCGGCGGGCCGGACGGCGGCGCCGGAACCGGGAGCCGCCGAACCGCTGCCGCCGCTGCGTGCGCTGCTGGTGGACGACGACCCCCTGCAACTCGAAATGGTCGCCGCCATGTGCCGCCGCGCGGGGGTTTCGGCCGAGTGCTGCCAATATCCCGAATACGCCGCACGGCTCGTCGAGGGCGGCCGCTTCGATCTGGTCGTCACCGACATCCAGATGCCCTCGTACGACGGATTCGGCGTGCTGGAGGCCGTGCGCGGCGTCGCGCCCGGGATCCCCGTGGTGGCCGTCTCGGCACGCGGGGAGATGCGTCCCGAGGACTTCGCGGCCCGGGGATTCGCCGCCTGCCTGCGCAAACCCTTCACCTACGGCGAGCTGGTCGGGGCGATCCGTGCGGCCTGCTGCGGCGGAACGTCGCCGCAGGTTCCGGACGCCGGAACGAAGGCATCCGCCCCGGAGCCGGACGGCGGCGAGCTGCGCTTCGACGCCCTGACGGCCTATGCGGGCGACGACGCGGAGGCGGCGCAGTCGATCCTGGCCTCCTTCGCCGAGCAGACCGCGGCGAACTGCACGGCATTGTGCGAGGCCCTCGACGCGGACGATGCGGCCGGCGTGAAGGCGCTGGCGCACAAGATGCTGCCGATCTTCACGATGCTCGGAGCCGGAACCGTGGCCGACACGCTGCGCCGCGCCGAGACCCACGAAGGGGCGCTGACCGATACGCTGCACCGCGAGCTGGCGGCCGTCGCGGAGCGCATCCGCGGAATCGCCGCGGAGGCCGGGAAACGGGCCTTTCCCGGAAAAGCGGCCTCCGGAGGTCCGGAATCCGAATAA
- a CDS encoding sigma-54-dependent transcriptional regulator — protein sequence MERILIVDDDITFALMLRTWLAKRGFEVETAGSAAAARTALGKGDYALVLSDMRLPDEDGIALLQWMAGEGIAAPVIVMTSYAEIRNAVRCMKLGARDYVAKPVNPDELLKKIREALDAPAAGEESAGSGRNAPRASRSAAAEPLNYIEGRSDAARQLYEYVRLVAPTDMSVLVNGASGTGKEHVAQLIHRGSRRAGKPFVAVDCGAIPRELAASEFFGHVKGSFTGALADKAGAFEAANGGTLFLDEVGNLTYETQVQLLRALQERRIRRVGSTREIPVDIRLVAATNENLEAAIARGTFRADLYHRINEFTLRMPELRQMSGDIPLFADFFLDQANRELGKRIVGFDAAALAALTRYDWPGNLRQLKNTVKSATLLAAGDYVTCRELPAEVTAPSTGAAAGNPTVPSFSLRDPASEEEQIRRALAAAGGNKSQAAKLLGVDRKTLYNKLHHYGIE from the coding sequence ATGGAACGCATCCTCATCGTAGACGACGACATCACCTTCGCGCTGATGCTCCGCACGTGGCTGGCCAAACGGGGCTTCGAGGTGGAGACGGCCGGTTCGGCGGCAGCGGCCCGCACGGCGCTCGGGAAAGGCGACTACGCCCTCGTGCTGAGCGATATGCGCCTGCCGGACGAAGACGGGATCGCCCTGCTGCAATGGATGGCCGGCGAGGGCATCGCGGCCCCGGTGATCGTGATGACGAGCTACGCCGAGATACGGAACGCCGTGCGGTGCATGAAACTCGGCGCGCGCGACTACGTGGCCAAACCCGTGAACCCCGACGAACTGCTGAAGAAGATCCGCGAGGCGCTCGACGCCCCGGCAGCCGGGGAGGAATCCGCTGGGTCCGGCCGGAACGCCCCGCGCGCGTCCCGGAGCGCGGCGGCCGAACCGCTCAACTACATCGAGGGGCGCAGCGACGCGGCGCGGCAGCTCTACGAATACGTGCGGCTGGTGGCCCCCACCGACATGTCGGTGCTGGTGAACGGCGCGAGCGGAACGGGCAAGGAGCACGTGGCGCAACTGATCCACCGCGGCAGCCGGCGCGCCGGAAAACCTTTCGTGGCGGTCGATTGCGGAGCCATCCCGCGCGAGCTGGCCGCATCGGAGTTCTTCGGCCACGTCAAAGGGTCGTTCACCGGAGCGCTGGCCGACAAGGCGGGAGCCTTCGAGGCGGCCAACGGCGGCACGCTCTTTCTCGACGAGGTGGGCAACCTCACCTACGAGACGCAGGTGCAGCTGTTGCGCGCCCTGCAGGAACGCCGCATCCGCCGCGTGGGCAGTACGCGCGAAATCCCCGTGGACATCCGCCTCGTGGCGGCGACCAACGAGAACCTCGAGGCGGCCATCGCCCGGGGAACGTTCCGCGCCGACCTCTACCACCGGATCAACGAATTCACGCTCCGCATGCCCGAGCTGCGGCAGATGAGCGGCGACATTCCGCTCTTCGCCGACTTCTTCCTCGACCAGGCCAACCGCGAGCTGGGCAAACGCATCGTCGGATTCGACGCCGCGGCGCTGGCCGCGCTGACGCGCTACGACTGGCCGGGAAATCTCCGGCAGCTGAAGAACACCGTGAAGTCGGCGACGCTGCTCGCAGCGGGCGACTACGTCACCTGCCGCGAACTGCCGGCCGAAGTGACCGCCCCCTCCACCGGCGCCGCGGCGGGAAACCCGACCGTCCCGAGCTTCTCGCTGCGCGATCCCGCCTCGGAGGAGGAGCAGATACGCCGCGCCCTCGCAGCCGCGGGAGGCAACAAGTCGCAGGCCGCGAAACTGCTCGGCGTCGATCGCAAGACGCTCTACAACAAACTGCACCACTACGGCATCGAGTGA
- a CDS encoding GH92 family glycosyl hydrolase, whose translation MNRIHMFAAAALLLCTAGCRDEGVGRWVDPNIGGVAPLLTTVMPQVHRPHAMVRIYPVTEPGLNDRYFSDRIYGIALNMPRYRNGAVTAIMPTAGDVSFDPERSSSWYDHDLEELHPWSHRVWLEDFGIGAAWTTTERAALYEFDFTDGDRPANVLFRLAAQGEASVDGNRVVTGWEAVDYARQYFYAVADRPFGKAGTCRDGVLSDSLSAAGRNIGVWLSDPAGRGVVRFRVGISYISVEQARANLEAEVGEASFAEVREQSRAIWEETLGRIRVEGGTERERRIFYTSLYRTCERMVEQSEYGRYYSGFDRRVHEDARPFYNDDWAWDTYRNLHALGMLLDPERKADELQSYARMYRQWGWVPQFPELVEWGGDWFEGASPDWHGDPMIGNHVASVAAEAIRKGITDFDVETLYEGLRKNALEGTMIPWRAGAAREPDRFYAEHGYFPALAPGEKEKYPYIDDGWEKRQAVSVTLEHSYDDWCLARIARYLGRDEDCELFLQRSRNYLNLWNPEIGYFAPRNERGEWIEPFDPQLSDGFGARSYFAEVNACVHVFHVQHDIPRLIALTGGPEAFVRRLDESFTRGPRLDKWKFMGRMPDATGLQGLIPAGNEPAFHIPWLYNYAGAAWKTQHRVRQIADIWFDDRPTGLSGDDDGGALTAWYVFAAMGFYPVNPASGEYALSTPIFERVEIALPGGRSFVIEAPGASKVNKYIRAARLDGKPLERPFLTHEQIVRGGVLRLELASRPCPDCFR comes from the coding sequence GCGTGGGACGCTGGGTCGATCCCAACATAGGGGGCGTGGCGCCGCTGCTGACGACCGTGATGCCGCAGGTGCACCGGCCGCACGCCATGGTGCGTATCTATCCCGTGACCGAACCGGGACTCAACGACCGTTACTTTTCCGACCGGATCTACGGCATCGCCCTCAACATGCCCCGTTACCGGAACGGGGCGGTGACTGCGATCATGCCCACGGCGGGCGATGTGTCGTTCGATCCGGAGCGCTCCTCGTCGTGGTACGACCACGACCTCGAGGAGCTGCATCCCTGGTCGCACCGGGTCTGGCTCGAGGATTTCGGCATCGGGGCGGCGTGGACGACGACCGAACGCGCGGCCCTCTACGAGTTCGACTTCACGGACGGAGACCGCCCTGCGAACGTGCTTTTCCGGCTTGCGGCGCAGGGCGAGGCGAGCGTGGACGGGAATCGGGTCGTGACGGGCTGGGAGGCGGTCGATTACGCCCGCCAGTACTTCTATGCCGTGGCCGACCGGCCGTTCGGAAAGGCGGGGACCTGCCGGGACGGCGTGCTTTCCGACTCGCTCTCCGCGGCGGGCCGGAATATCGGGGTCTGGCTTTCGGATCCGGCCGGCCGGGGCGTCGTGCGTTTCCGGGTCGGAATCTCCTATATCAGCGTGGAACAGGCCCGCGCCAACCTCGAAGCCGAGGTCGGGGAGGCGTCGTTCGCCGAGGTCCGGGAACAAAGCCGCGCGATCTGGGAGGAGACGCTGGGACGCATCCGGGTCGAAGGGGGAACCGAACGGGAGCGGCGGATTTTCTACACGTCGCTTTACCGGACCTGCGAGCGGATGGTCGAGCAGTCCGAGTACGGACGTTATTACAGCGGATTCGACCGCCGTGTGCACGAGGACGCGCGGCCGTTCTACAACGACGACTGGGCCTGGGATACCTACCGCAACCTGCATGCGCTGGGGATGCTGCTCGATCCGGAGCGGAAAGCGGACGAGTTGCAGTCCTATGCCCGGATGTACCGCCAGTGGGGCTGGGTTCCCCAGTTCCCCGAGCTGGTCGAATGGGGCGGCGACTGGTTCGAGGGAGCCTCGCCGGACTGGCACGGCGATCCGATGATCGGCAATCACGTCGCGTCGGTCGCCGCCGAAGCCATCCGCAAGGGGATCACTGATTTCGATGTGGAGACGCTTTACGAAGGGCTGCGCAAGAACGCGCTGGAGGGGACGATGATTCCCTGGCGGGCCGGAGCGGCCCGCGAGCCCGACCGGTTCTATGCCGAACACGGCTATTTCCCGGCGCTGGCGCCCGGGGAGAAGGAGAAATACCCCTATATCGACGACGGGTGGGAGAAACGGCAGGCCGTGTCGGTGACGCTCGAACATAGCTACGACGACTGGTGTCTGGCCCGGATCGCGCGCTATCTGGGACGTGACGAGGATTGCGAGCTGTTTCTGCAAAGGTCGCGCAACTACCTGAACCTATGGAATCCGGAGATCGGTTATTTCGCACCCAGAAACGAACGGGGCGAATGGATCGAACCGTTCGATCCGCAACTGAGCGACGGGTTCGGCGCCCGGAGCTATTTCGCCGAGGTCAATGCCTGTGTCCATGTTTTCCACGTGCAGCACGACATTCCGCGGCTGATCGCGCTGACGGGCGGTCCGGAAGCCTTCGTGCGCCGTCTCGACGAATCCTTCACCCGCGGTCCGAGGCTCGACAAATGGAAATTCATGGGCCGGATGCCCGATGCCACCGGACTTCAGGGGCTCATTCCGGCGGGGAACGAGCCTGCGTTCCATATCCCGTGGCTCTACAACTATGCCGGTGCGGCCTGGAAGACGCAGCACCGCGTGCGGCAGATTGCCGACATCTGGTTCGACGACCGTCCCACGGGATTGAGCGGCGACGACGACGGCGGGGCGCTCACGGCATGGTATGTTTTCGCCGCCATGGGATTCTATCCGGTCAATCCCGCCTCGGGCGAATACGCCCTGAGCACGCCGATTTTCGAGCGGGTGGAGATCGCGCTGCCCGGCGGTCGGAGTTTCGTGATAGAGGCTCCCGGAGCGTCGAAGGTCAATAAATACATCCGTGCGGCGCGGCTCGACGGGAAGCCCCTCGAACGGCCGTTCCTCACGCATGAGCAGATCGTGCGGGGCGGAGTGCTGCGGTTGGAGCTTGCGTCGCGGCCTTGTCCGGACTGTTTCCGGTAG